The Spodoptera frugiperda isolate SF20-4 chromosome 9, AGI-APGP_CSIRO_Sfru_2.0, whole genome shotgun sequence genome contains a region encoding:
- the LOC118271353 gene encoding uncharacterized protein LOC118271353, with the protein MPLKMFVNKYITIHTLCAVYYVVAQQDKESKFGEIVKRTVIATAHTCMDHVNATTKDLEHLRDEPPYPETSACIVKCLLEKIGVVKSNRYSKMGFMTAVTPLVFANKKKMEHMKTVSENCDKEVNHKHETPCQLGNEVTTCIFKYAPELHFKS; encoded by the exons ATGCCGCtcaaaatgtttgttaataaatacattacgaTTCATACACTCTGTgctgtatattatgtagttgcGCAACAAGATAAAG AAAGCAAATTCGGCGAGATTGTGAAGAGAACAGTCATCGCCACTGCACACACATGTATGGACCATGTCAACGCCACAACTAAAGACCTGGAGCACCTTCGTGATGAACCGCCCTACCCAGAAACTTCAGCTTGCATTGTTAAATGCTTACTAGAAAAG ATCGGTGTTGTGAAAAGCAACAGATATTCGAAAATGGGTTTCATGACCGCcgtaacacctctagtgttcgcaaacaaaaagaaaatggaaCACATGAAAACAGTGTCAGAAAACTGCGACAAAGAG GTAAATCACAAACATGAGACGCCATGTCAACTTGGAAATGAGGTCACTACATGCATCTTTAAATACGCTCCCGAGCTACATTTTAAGTCTTAA